The region ACTGCGATACCCGGTTGAGGGCTTCATCCGCTTTGTCGGCAGCCTGGGCCGCAGTCGTTGACCGCGATTGCCCAGACCTCGGCCCGGCGCCACCAGCGGCGAGCGATAAATTCCAATGCGCATCTGTCCATCAGGCGATTCCTCCCAGCTTGGTGCGCAGGCGAGTGATCTCGTCGCTCTGCTGCGTCACGCGGTCAGTGAGTTGAGCGACCTGGCTGGTCAGCACTTCGATCTTGCCTTCCATGCGGCCGACAGCGGCGGCCAGGTCGTTCCGCTCTTTCGCGAATTGATCGGCGTGGGCCTCAGCCTCTTTGCGGGCGGCCCACTTTTGGTTCAGCAGCTCGTTTAGGCGCTTCAGCGTGCCAATATCGGCGCTGTCCATCGCGCGGTCAGTCGCATCCTTTGAAAGGAATCTGCGAAGCCAAAGCAGGCCGCCCAGCCAGGTAGCTGTGCCTGGGCCGAGGTCAGTAGGATCCATCCGATACTCCAGAAACGAAAAAGCCCGCGCAGTGGCGGGCCTCAGGAATTGTGATTTATCTAAACTCTGTTTTTACAGCCACTTCTTGACCGATCAATGATCAGGTCACCTTCGACTCTGGACTTGACGACGCCGAACAGAAACGAGTGGTTCACGTCGTACACAACAGCATCCGACAGCCCAACCGCACACGGGTCTTTTTCAATGGCCCGGTCCATGGCTGTCTTCACGTTCGGGAAGCCCAGCGGAAATATGATCACCGGATAGCTATCTTCACCAACGACGCGCTTACCCTTTACGAAATCGCCACCGTTGATGTTGTAGTTCTTGGTACTGACTACCGTCACGTCAGCCACTCGCATGGTGCAGCCAGACACTGCGACCGCACTCAGCAAAATGCTTAGTATTGATTTTTTCATGGTTCCCTCCGCCGTTGAAGGCGGCAATATATCAAGGAGCCATCAAGAAAGCCCGGGCAAATGCCGAGGCTCGTAATGTGGGTAAACCCACCCGTACGGGCGAGAAGTCTATTGCAGTTACCGCATCTGAATTCTTTCAACATCTGCAAATTCTTTTTGCTGAATCGCCCTTTCCTTGGGCAATAAAAAACCCGACGCGATGGCCGGGCTCGTTGACATGAAACTCGTCAGTTATCGGGATGCTCGCTCGCCACTGAATCGGCAGCGTCCACGTCCGACATATCCTCTTCAAGGGAGGGATCATCATTCTGAGGCGGCCGGATCTCGCGCTCATCCCGGCGAGGGTCGTGACCCGCTTCGTTGTCCGTGCCGCGTGTCACTTCCTGCTGCGAAATATTGCCTGGGGCACTCTTATCAATATCCATGCTGCCTCTCCGTTCAAACACTCGGAATATCCGTGCTTAAACATGGTAGTCGGCAGGTTGCAGTGAGTGCCGAACACTGGACGAACGGCGAAAAGCAAAAAGCCCCGTCCTAGGCGGGGCTTAATGAAAACTTTAGTCGTCTGAGGCTTGAGGGACTGGGGCCTCGTCGATGCTAATGCAGTGCTCGATGTCCGTTATTTTCTCCAGCGCAAGCTCGGCCGTTGAATAAGCCCCGAACATTCGGCCCTGATAAAAAACAACCCACGCAAAATGAATATTCACTTTACCAGCCTGCCCTACAACCAACTTCTTGAACCGTTCCGCCAAGTCGTCGACATGCATCTGTGCCATGCCACGCAAAACCATGACGCTCTCCCAGTTTATAGTCGGAAGCTCTATTTTCGACCTTGCACAAACTGAGCGCAATAAAAAGCCCGACATATAAGCCGGGCTTTGCAGTGTGAACCCCTAACGCGCAAGATCGATAGGATGGGTAAACACTCTCTCACTCATTGCAACGGCTTTCTGCTACGCCACACAACTTTCGATTAACCCTTCCGCATCAAGCAGTTCCTGAGCGGCAGTGAGCGCCTCATTCACCTGGTCATCAAGCGTCTTGCGGATCCCTGAACGCCACCGGTACCGGGTCGACTCCGGTTTGCCGTCGTTGTCCCAATTGGTGATGTCGTACCAGGCGGCCGGCAGCACCGCGGCGGAGCGCTTGCCCTCGGCGCCTGCAACCTGCGGAATGGCCCAGGTCAGCACTGCGCATTCCCGGAAACGTTTCGGCGCCGGTGTCTTCACCGAGTTCAGCAATTCCAGGATGGCGCCGTGCTTGCGCTCCTGGTGTGTCGAGTACTTCGCCACAAGTGCTCGCCAGTGCGCCGGAGTGAGCGCCCTGTGCAGGCGACCGAACACCCTGCAGTCCTGGAGGAACGCCGCCTCCTTGCCGACGACCTCACCCTTCTGCTTGGCGCACTGCACCTTCGGCTCGAAGTCACAGCCGCCGGCGGACGTATTGGTCTCGGCCGCGAGCGCCCGAACTGTCCATACGGGTGAATCCCCGAGGGTTGTGTATCGGAACAATGTTTGGCATGATTTCTCTCGCATAAAGCTTTTGAAGAAGCCGACCTCGTACGTCGGCTTTTTTATTGCCTGTAATTCAGCGCAACGGCGTGAACCTCCCTGCCCTGCTCCACGTTTCAGCCCATTCAAAACCCACTGGATAAAACTCCAGCGACTTCAGGTTTCTTACTTCGCAGACCGGTTGCGCCGATACTGGCTACATGGATCGAGGAGCGCGGTTGTCATGTCAGGCGACCGACTGGATGTCTCTTTGGCGCATACACAGCTCGCGAGCCGTAATCTTTCCGCCGGTCAGCTCTTCAGCCTTAAATGCTTTTTCGGCACCCATCGGATGAATCCCGGAAACCCAGTACGAAACCGCGGCCTGGGAGACGTCGAGGGCCAAAGCTGTTTTGGTTTGCCCGCCGAAGAAGTCGACGAGCCTTTCGATAGGGGTCATGAGCGCCCCTCCTGATAAGCCTGCTTATATCCAAAGTAAAAGAAAACTTATTTGCAAGACAATAAGTGAACTTATAAATTTCAGCTCATGAGCACACTCGCCCAACGAATCAAAACCGCACGCACCCACGCCAAGCTGACGCAGAAGGCACTCGCCTTAAAAGTGGGTGTTGAGCAGCCGGTAATCTCCCAGCTGGAGACCGGAAAAAACCTTCAAAGCGCACACCTCCCGAAGATCGCGCACGTGTGCGGTGTGAACGCTATTTGGCTCTCGGAAAACACCGGGCCAATGATTGGTGTGAGCGCCTCAGAACCCAACATCTCAGTTGCCGCCCAGCCCACCAAATCATTCCGCTACCCAGTAATCAGCTGGGTTGCCGCCGGCGCCTGGGCGGAAGCCGTAGAGCCCTACCCGGCCGGATTCTCGGACAGCTACGAGTTCTCCGAGTACGACTCCAAAGGCCCTGCGTTCTGGCTGACTGTCAAAGGTGACTCGATGACGGCGCCCGCCGGCTAAAGCATCACCGAAGGCACGCTGATCCTGGTAGACACAGAGGCAGAGGTCGCACCCGGTAAGCTGGTCGTGGCCAAGCTGCCAGACAGCAATGAAGCCACTTTCAAGAAGCTGGTCAGCGATGGTGGTCGGCTGTTCTTAAAACCGCTGAACCCTAGCCACCCAATTGAGGCGGTAGACGAGAACTGCCGGATCGTGGGCGTAGTTGTGCAGACGCTGCAGAAGTTTTACTGAGTGCTAACCCTGTTGTTACATTCGGTGGTCGAGATTCGTAAATCTGTATTGCAAGGAGTGCGATATGCCAATAGTTGCTGTGCTGAATGATGAGTCGGACCAAGGTGAGATTTTGGGCGCGCTGAAGGCCTATGGCCTTGTGTTAGCTAACTGCTACACGCGCCCCGGCGCCGCGGATCTGACGAAGGAATTGAGAGCCGCGCTGGGCAGTAGATCTGATGAGAATCAATTGGTTTGCCACAACCTACCGCTGGCTATAGAAGGCGACCCCTCGTGGACAAGCGTGCTTGTGCTCCCTCCCCGGTATACCTTTCACTACCGTGAAACGATGGCCTTGGCGGCTCGAGCGCTGAGTGCCGCTGATGAAAGTGACAAGAAGGGAATGTTCTTGTATCACGAACCATAGACGCCAAAATGGGGTTGGCGGAGAAATTCAGGGATAACGAATGACTGCATAGCGTGAGCAAAACTTCTGGAGCAAAGTAGGGGTCGTTGCTTGCTTAGCTTTCCTTATGATGCTCCCCGGCTTCGCGATCCTCATCGAAACTTTTTACCCTGTAACCATGTACTTATGGCCTCAACGAGTTCTGTCTTGCACTCCACTGGCAACCAATGCCCGCCGGATATGTTCGTCACGGTGAGATCTGCGCAGACGCCACGCATTGGATCGCCCAACTGATTACCCTTAATGGTATTCATCTGGTCGTAATCCCCATTTACAAACAGCACGGGTAATGAAAGGCGGCCGCCATTGGGCGCTCGGCGGGCGTACTCGATGTTGGCATCGTCGTTTAGATACCACGCGCACGGAGCGCGGAAACCATGCTCCTCGAAAATCCTCACCAGTGCTGCGAAGTCCGTCTCTGGCCAGAGCGCGGTGTCTGGTAGGGTGGCTGGGGCCCGATGCGCTTTGCCAAACCGCCCACCTTTCCTGGTCACCTCGGCATTTGATGCAACCCTGCCGATGTTAGCAGGGTCGCCTCGCCGGTAGATCGACGCCAGCGATGCTGCTTTGTCCGCATCAAGATCAGCAACTGCGGACGCAAAGTGCGTGTTGTAATAGCGGTAATAATCCCATTGACCGTCTGGATACTGATCCGTTGGGTAGATCGCTCGGTCAACCAGCGGGACGAGCGTAGGCAGCGCATTCGTATAGGGAAAATACGGCACCGAAATCAACACAACGCCGCGGCTCCGATGAGTCTCATGAGCGACTAACTCACCAGCCACAACGCTGCCCCAATCGTGGCCCACCCAGATTGCGGGCATTCCACCGAGATGATCATGAAGTTCTGTCATGTCTGCCACGATGTTCTCAATCGTGTATGCATTGATGGCGGTTGGCGAAGAAGAACCTCCATAGCCGCGCATGTCTGGTGCGACACAGTGCCAGCCTTGGGCAGCGAACGCTTCCATCTGAGCACGCCAAATCAGACCGAGCTCCGGCCAGCCGTGTAGGAGCATCATCAATGGCCCATCGGCAGGTCCCGACTCTAAATAATACGTCGTATGACGGGACGTGCTTAAAAAGCGTGAAGCCAGCGTGGAAGTGGACACAGGATCTCCTTACGCCGCGCCGACTGAAAAACGCGAAGCGGCAACACTATACTGAGCGGTTCACTTCGTGTTTTGTTCCCATCTAGTTGATGCCTTCACGCCACACGGGCGCGGCGCTGAACTGAAGGTCGCCTAAGGTGCTTTTGCATCGCCGCACACGTGCTTTAAATGGACACCATCGCCCTTATGCTGAGGTTGAGAAGGCGACTTCTCCGCCCTTCACATCCCTTCTACAATGGAGCGCCTATGCTTACCTCAACTCCTAGTGAACACCCCTTTTAACCCGCTACTTCCCATCGCGGGCTGTTTTGTTGACCCGCGCACATAAAACAAATCGAAGCGCTCCGCTACCAAACCCACCGCGGCATGCCTTTTTACAACCATTCGCCCATAGCCACCGTCCGTAGAGAACTTCAAACTTTTACTCTAGTCTTAATGGTAGGCGTGCTTTAAACCGTGAGCGCCTGCTGACACCCCATAGAGGTTCACAAAATGAAAATGACACTACCCGCCCTAGCTTTGGGTGTCCTCATTTCGCAAGGAGCGATGGCAGCCGGAGATGGCACAGCCGCTCTTGGAGGCGGCGTTGGTGGTGCACTTGGCAACATCGTAGGCCAACAGCTCGGGGGCTCGACTGGCGCTGCGGTAGGCGCAGGCGTAGGTGGTGCCGCCGGCGGTGCTGTCGGCGCTCAAAGGGGCAACAGAGCTGAAGCTGCATTAGGTGGCGGTATCGGCTCAGCTGGCGGGTCACTTATTGGTAATCGCCTCGGCGGCGCAACTGGCTCGACTATCGGTGCAGGTCTTGGCGGCGCTGCGGGTGGCGCACTAGGAAACAACCTGGCGGATGATGAGAGCAATCATCGGTCGGATGGTAGGACGCACAAAGGCAACAACAAGCATAAACACAAGAACAAGCATCATTAGTTTCTGACGCTGTTACATCGAAGCCCGGCCTAGAGTCGGGCTTCTTCTTCATGCCCTTTCACAGCTCTTTCACAGTCGCCCCCCTGGGATACCCCAGCGCCTAGCTAATACTTTTACGCCCGTCTCTCATCATTGAGGGCTTTGCTTTACCTGTGATTTGACAGGGCTATATGCATCACTCAAATGCTACGTTCGGGCAGGCTGCACGAGCGCTAATAGCCAGCACCCACACTAACAGAATGAAATTTAAGAAAAATTATAGAAACTCAGCAGTGGCACGGTTAATGCCAAATCTATTGGGACAACGCCGACAAAGATCGGCATCTCCACTCCGTGTTACTGAGGCTACAAAAAATGAACGCTATAGACCTTCTTAAAGCCGACCACGAAAAAGTTAAATCCATTCTGACCCAACTAAGTGAGTCCACGGATCGGGCAGTGAAGAAACGCACCGACCTATTGAACAAATTGGAAATGGAAATCTCGATCCACACTCAGTTGGAGGAGCAGATCCTCTATCCC is a window of Pseudomonas antarctica DNA encoding:
- a CDS encoding Com family DNA-binding transcriptional regulator, whose amino-acid sequence is MLKEFRCGNCNRLLARTGGFTHITSLGICPGFLDGSLIYCRLQRRREP
- a CDS encoding transcriptional regulator, encoding MTPIERLVDFFGGQTKTALALDVSQAAVSYWVSGIHPMGAEKAFKAEELTGGKITARELCMRQRDIQSVA
- a CDS encoding alpha/beta hydrolase; this encodes MSTSTLASRFLSTSRHTTYYLESGPADGPLMMLLHGWPELGLIWRAQMEAFAAQGWHCVAPDMRGYGGSSSPTAINAYTIENIVADMTELHDHLGGMPAIWVGHDWGSVVAGELVAHETHRSRGVVLISVPYFPYTNALPTLVPLVDRAIYPTDQYPDGQWDYYRYYNTHFASAVADLDADKAASLASIYRRGDPANIGRVASNAEVTRKGGRFGKAHRAPATLPDTALWPETDFAALVRIFEEHGFRAPCAWYLNDDANIEYARRAPNGGRLSLPVLFVNGDYDQMNTIKGNQLGDPMRGVCADLTVTNISGGHWLPVECKTELVEAISTWLQGKKFR